From a single Brassica oleracea var. oleracea cultivar TO1000 chromosome C5, BOL, whole genome shotgun sequence genomic region:
- the LOC106344614 gene encoding uncharacterized protein LOC106344614 produces MEHTLKMLHDVIARSLQQPQVQPQPFMPPQPTVATPMLPLIAATTAMKNMKTPHFEGGTDPFQADQWLRTMEKNFETLTCSEESKKKMAVYYLDKDAAEWWESRDHQVGHLVNTWAAFKQEFERKYFTPESKRRLQRQFANLVQGNKTVREYESEFMRLRRHVLRGQDDEETMISNFMFGLKPELEYRLAVGNYESLTELVEKAVNVEIGLEAEKAATKKSKQHQEEKYGGNQRSFKGTDKEKELGGSSRRSLFTGKCFNCGKIGHKSSECYGMKPGSFQSNSYNPTCYTCGKKGHISTQCSVNRPIPAMPITVHPPPAPPAIAPAPKRQAIGGRAYALELEDTKPPGPSKGPITGNLHVAGRPTHPLTKLTGKGDLFIWGKETDEAFQRLKKALTTISVLALLEQGKPYTVYADASRVGLGCVLMQEGKVRAYASRQLRKHEENYPTHDLEMAAMVFALRIWRSYLYGEVVEVFTDHKSLKYLFTQPDLNL; encoded by the exons ATGGAGCACACTCTGAAGATGCTTCATGACGTGATAGCGAGGTCACTGCAACAACCTCAGGTGCAACCTCAGCCATTTATGCCACCACAACCTACAGTGGCTACACCGATGTTACCGTTGATAGCTGCCACAACTGCCATGAAGAATATGAAGACACCACATTTTGAAGGCGGGACAGATCCATTTCAAGCCGACCAGTGGCTTCGAACTATGGAGAAAAACTTTGAGACCCTAACGTGTTCTGAAGAGTCTAAGAAGAAAATGGCAGTATATTACTTAGACAAAGATGCAGCAGAATGGTGGGAGAGTAGGGATCACCAAGTGGGACATCTAGTCAACACTTGGGCGGCATTCAAACAAGAATTTGAACGCAAGTACTTCACTCCTGAATCCAAGCGAAGGCTTCAACGTCAGTTTGCAAACTTAGTACAAGGAAACAAGACAGTTAGAGAATATGAATCTGAGTTCATGCGACTGCGACGACATGTGCTGCGAGGACAAGATGATGAAGAAACCATGATATCTAACTTTATGTTTGGTCTAAAACCAGAGTTAGAATATAGACTGGCAGTCGGGAACTACGAGAGTCTCACCGAGCTAGTGGAAAAAGCTGTAAATGTGGAGATTGGATTGGAAGCTGAGAAGGCGGCAACTAAGAAATCCAAGCAGCATCAAGAAGAAAAGTATGGTGGAAACCAAAGATCTTTTAAGGGTACAGATAAGGAAAAGGAATTGGGAGGGTCAAGTCGACGATCTCTGTTCACAGGAAAATGCTTCAACTGTGGCAAGATAGGCCATAAGTCAAGTGAATGCTACGGGATGAAACCTGGATCCTTTCAGTCAAACTCATACAATCCTACATGCTACACGTGTGGAAAGAAAGGACACATCTCTACTCAGTGCAGTGTCAATCGTCCTATTCCAGCTATGCCAATCACTGTCCATCCTCCTCCAGCTCCACCTGCAATCGCACCAGCACCAAAAAGGCAAGCTATAGGAGGTAGAGCTTACGCTTTAGAACTAGAGGATACTAAACCTCCAGGCCCATCTAAGGGTCCCATCACAG GAAATTTACATGTTGCGGGGCGTCCCACACAT CCCTTGACGAAGTTGACCGGAAAAGGAGATCTGTTCATCTGGGGAAAAGAAACGGATGAAGCATTTCAGAGACTGAAGAAAGCTTTGACCACAATATCGGTATTGGCGTTACTTGAACAAGGTAAACCTTACACTGTGTACGCAGATGCTTCTAGGGTTGGGTTGGGTTGTGTGTTGATGCAGGAAGGCAAAGTAAGGGCTTATGCATCAAGGCAACTCAGGAAACATGAAGAGAACTACCCAACACACGATTTAGAAATGGCGGCAATGGTGTTTGCGTTAAGGATTTGGAGATCTTACTTATATGGAGAAGTCGTGGAAGTATTCACAGATCATAAGAGTCTTAAGTACTTGTTCACACAGCCTGATTTGAACCTTTGA
- the LOC106344187 gene encoding LOW QUALITY PROTEIN: DEAD-box ATP-dependent RNA helicase 34-like (The sequence of the model RefSeq protein was modified relative to this genomic sequence to represent the inferred CDS: deleted 1 base in 1 codon; substituted 1 base at 1 genomic stop codon), which yields MAAAKGNDWRSVGGALDEENLVFKTTKGIIKPIASFDGMGMNNKVLRGVKKPSEIQQRAVLPILKGRDVIAQAQSGTGKTSMIAISVCQIGNTSSRKIQVLVLSPQTEKTIHAIGVHTNIKAYACIGVKSIXEDMKKLEHGVHAVSGTPGRVVYDMIKRGSLQTKSVKLLILDESDEMLSKGLKYQIYDVYRESNNITLMLGKKSGSSIHFVISLWEACYQLSYYLLQHKTKSGLA from the exons ATGGCGGCGGCCAAAGGAAACGATTGGAGAAGTGTAGGAGGAGCATTGGATGAGGAGAATCTTGTCTTCAAAACGACCAAAGGGATC ATCAAACCCATAGCGAGTTTCGACGGCATGGGGATGAATAATAAAGTTCTTCGCGGAGTCAAGAAACCTTCTGAGATTCAGCAGAGAGCTGTGCTGCCTATTCTCAAAGGACGCGATGTTATCGCTCAGGCTCAGTCCGGTACGGGCAAAACTTCCATGATTGCTATTTCCGTTTGCCAAATCGGCAACACTTCCTCCAGAAA GATTCAGGTTTTGGTCTTGTCTCCACAAACAGAGAAGACGATACATGCGATTGGAGTACACACCAATATTAAGGCATATGCCTGCATCGGTGTTAAGAGCATTTGAGAAGACATGAAGAAGCTGGAGCATGGTGTACATGCTGTGTCCGGGACACCTGGTCGAGTCGTCTATGATATGATAAAGAGAGGAAGCTTACAAACCAAATCTGTTAAGCTTTTGATCCTCGATGAATCAGATGAAATGCTGAGCAAAGGTCTGAAATATCAGATCTACGACGTCTACAG GGAATCAAACAATATTACGTTGATGTTGGGGAAGAAGAGTGGAAGTTCGATACACTTTGTGATATCTTTATGGGAGGCTTGTTATCAATTAAGCTATTATCTTCTGCAACACAAGACAAAAA GTGGATTGGCTTAA
- the LOC106293608 gene encoding cinnamoyl-CoA reductase 1-like — MSSEEEKTVCVTGASGYIASWIVKLLLLRGYTVKASVRDPNDPRKTEHLLALEGAVERLQLFKANLLEEGSFDSAIDGCQGVFHTASPFYHDVKDPQAELLDPAVKGTINVLSTCLKTPSVKRVVLTSSIAAVAFNGMPRTPDTIVDESWFADPEYCRAAKLWYVLSKTLAENAAWKFAKENDMQLVSINAAMVIGPLLQPTLNTSAAAVLSLIKGAQTFPNATFGWVNVKDVANAHIQAFENPDANGRYCLVERVAHYSEVVNILHDLYPDFQLPQKCADEKIFIPTYKVSKEKAESLGVEFVPLEVSIKETVESLQDKGFIRF; from the exons ATGAGCAGCGAGGAAGAGAAGACGGTGTGTGTGACAGGAGCTTCAGGTTACATCGCTTCATGGATCGTCAAGCTTCTCCTTCTTCGTGGCTACACCGTTAAAGCCTCTGTTCGTGATCCAA ATGATCCAAGGAAAACAGAGCATTTGCTTGCATTAGAAGGTGCAGTGGAAAGGCTTCAATTGTTCAAAGCAAACTTGTTAGAAGAAGGCTCTTTCGATTCAGCCATTGATGGCTGCCAAGGTGTTTTCCACACCGCCTCACCATTCTATCACGATGTCAAAGATCCTCAG GCTGAGTTACTAGATCCAGCGGTGAAAGGAACAATCAATGTTCTAAGCACTTGCTTGAAGACTCCCTCTGTTAAGAGAGTCGTCTTAACCTCATCTATAGCAGCTGTTGCTTTCAATGGCATGCCTCGAACACCCGATACCATAGTTGATGAGTCATGGTTCGCTGATCCTGAATATTGCAGAGCTGCCAAG CTATGGTATGTACTGTCCAAGACATTAGCTGAAAACGCAGCGTGGAAGTTCGCGAAAGAGAACGATATGCAGTTGGTTTCGATAAACGCAGCAATGGTGATTGGTCCCCTTTTACAGCCAACGCTCAACACTAGTGCTGCTGCGGTACTGAGCTTGATCAAAG GAGCACAAACGTTTCCTAATGCGACATTTGGGTGGGTTAACGTTAAAGATGTAGCAAACGCTCATATTCAAGCGTTTGAGAATCCAGATGCTAATGGAAGATACTGTTTAGTGGAGAGAGTTGCTCATTACTCTGAAGTTGTTAACATTTTGCATGATCTTTACCCTGATTTTCAACTCCCTCAGAA GTGTGCAGATGAAAAGATATTTATTCCAACCTACAAAGTGTCTAAAGAGAAAGCAGAGTCTCTTGGGGTTGAGTTTGTGCCATTGGAGGTTAGCATAAAGGAGACAGTTGAGAGTTTGCAAGACAAAGGGTTTATCAGATTCTGA